Genomic segment of Drosophila ananassae strain 14024-0371.13 chromosome 2L, ASM1763931v2, whole genome shotgun sequence:
TCCAGCTGAATGATTTGGTACCGAATTCCGAAGTTTTCATTACCTGCACGGCTTGGGCTAGAAACCTTCCCATTGACCTCCAGTACAATGGCAAGGGTCACGTCAAGTTCTCGATTAATATGCGTGTGGGCACTAAACAGGCACCGGAACCTTTGAATCAAAGCCCCATGACTCATTCGAAAGAAAAAATGGACACTTCGGCACCGGAGCCCCACAATCTAAACGCCGCTCTTCTGGATATGCCTCCAGAGGTAGAACCACCGGCAGAATCGGTTAATGTCGGTCGCGAACCCCTCATGGAGCCACCGGAGACTGGCCCTGGTCCGGATCTTCTGGATATGCCCTCTCCACCAGAGCTGGAACCACCGGAAGAAGGGGTTGATGGAAGCCGTGTCTCCCCCATGAAGCCACCGGAGAGTGGTCCTGATTACGGCCCACCGACGGAACCTCCTAGTTGATCACCACCTGACAACAAATTGTGATTGCTCTTTGGTCAAGTCAAAATACCCACTGACCAGGTAAAATTCCGGTGATGAGCTGCAGAATCTTGTTTCGCGGAATTTTGCCTTGTCATAAGGTTTTTTACTTGAAATCCGTAATTTTGCACCTCTGTACATTATAGAAACTTAATAACCGTCTACCACTTTGTCTACAGTggagtttttatttataaataaattaaacgtaaattttgtttatatttttttgatattttatcTGCCTAAAGTTACAGAGTATTAAAGTATTAAGTACAGTACtattatatttaagtttaaaattaaaattaaagcgAGAATCATGGGATTAAATCAAAGATATGTAATCCATGAGATATGTATCCGAATGTGTACAAATAATTCATTGAGTTATATATCATTTTCAAGCAGGATACAGATAGGTGTTAATCCAGTTCATACTTTTTTCCCATTCATCATCATAAAATCGCAAAGATGCCCGAGGATGAGATGGTCCCCGCTGGGTCGTACAAGCTAATCAAGCAGTTCCGAAGTGAAAACGCTTTCCGGAGCGCTAGGGATATGCCCTGGTCAAGGAAAATCCTCGATCTGGAAAAGAAGAAGCTGTGCGGACGAACGGCTTGGGCCTGGATCCGGGTTATCATGTACTTCGGATTCCTCTACTTAACGCTCATcgcttttttctttttttggcgCTTAGTATTTAATAGTTTACATAATGACGAAAGCGGACCACGCTGGCTAAAGGGTCCGCCAGGCTTGTCCGTATTTCCCACTAATGGTAGCACTATTTCGTACTACCAGCACCTAATGGCTGACATCTACCCGCTAGCAGATAGGATCGATGAATATATATTCAACCTGGACGACAATGCGGAGGACTATTTTGAAGAGTGCAACCACGACGACCTTTGGGGCTTTCCGTCCGGCAAGCCCTGTTTATTCATTAAACTTAACTATGTGTTGGGTTACATACCGGCCACTTACGACACCCCCGGCACTCTGCCCTCCGACGCTCCCGCTGAGCTGGCGGATATTATAACTAAATATAGCGGCGTCTCTAAGATCTGGCTAACGTGCGAGGTAACCGCAGGGCCCGCTCCAAAATTTCAATATATCCCTGGGCCGTTCTACACCCTTGCCGATGAGAAATTACCAGCTAAGCCCCTTGGAAGAGTAGTTGCCGTCCAGCTGAATGAATTGAAACCAAATTCAAAAACCTACGTTACGTGCTCGGCCTGGGCAAGGAACATACCCATCGACACCGAGTTCAATGGGATAGGACACGTCAAATTCTCTGTGGAAATGCGCACGGAGACCGTCCAAAAGCCGGGCGTTGATAACTGGAAGACCACCGCCTCTCCTCCCATACGTAGTCATGCTCATGATCACGATCATGACAATAAAAACGTCCAGCCATTTCCCTCACTCGATGGTGAGATGAAACAGGATATGAAGGTCGACGATCGAAATTCCGATTTTTTGAACAAGCCGGCTCTACCCATGGTGGAACCGCCGGAGGGAGTTATGGCTGAACAACCTTTGCCCCCACAAGAACCTCCAGAGGGTGGTCCCTATGATGAACCACCAACCGAGGCTCCCAGCCTATAAAATTTGCTCTGGCAATGGCTTATCTAGCGATTGTGACTCCAAATCCTGTAATACCGTAATTCCCACCGGTGCAATCCAAATTCCAGGTGTTTTGTTTTAGcgtaaaaacttttttaaaatctaAATCGAAAATGTAGGGAAAAAATGAATTGGATAATAACCCGTTTTATAATCTCATATATTTTGTACTGAACcaaattttaaagaataaatcttttttataaatggttttaaaaatactGAAAATAAAGCTTAGAAAAATACTAGTTTATAAGGGGCACCCTAACGGACCTATCGCCAGAGCTGTGGCGCAATCGATAGTTTGCCCATCTCTAAATATGACCGCCCTCTACCAATGGGAATCGATGTTTTGGACTGACATCGAATCAAAATTTAGGCTCCGACACGCAGTAACTTAACAACAAAAACTCATTGCTAATATTACTGCCGCCTATTTGTAAGCGCCAAACGTTTTCGACATCTGGCAAAGCGGTCCCCCAGTTGTACGTCATTGCTTAATTGATAAATTTGCGGTAAATGAAGGAAACCACTGTGGTTCTGTGGCCGAAGGCTGTGTCCGTGTGcctgtgggtgtgtgtgtgcgtgtgcatATGACTCGAGTTTTTTGCCGACAATctgaggaaaaaaaatagaagcaaACTTAACTAAAGTTTGTCACTAAAAGCCGCTGAATTAGTGGCGCAGAGGCGTAACATAAACAAACGTTCGAGTGTGAATGCTGTGCCAAACGGTACACCACCCCCTTCGGCACCGTCACACagagtataaaaaatatatataaattaaatatagaaGAGAAGTGCGTGCCAAGGTTAGGCGTCGAGTGCAAGTGCATTATACGTATGGAAAGGCAAAAATTTCGCCAAAAAAAACGTCGCCAAAGCTtctaattcaaataatatctAATTCTGTACTCATCCCCCACTTCCCCTCTATTCCCGTCTCTAACACAGCAACTCAAGGAGGAAGAAGAAAAGCTAAATATTCGGAAAAAATGCAGATCAAAGAATTGTGAGTATTCCTTAAAAAAAGTaatgatttaattaattaactttaacaacatttaaaaaaaaacagtgcaAGCCGCAAATTATTTGCGACAAATCGATTTTACGCTctttcactctctctctctctccgaAGCGCTCTTTCTCTTGCCAGTCGCCTGCCAGAGGGACTCTCTCCTCCCTCTTTCTCTCCGCCGAGCTAAAGTTTGGCGTCGTGTTGgctgtgttgttgttgttgtttgccgTCAAATTGAAGTTTGCGGGCATTTTCCCCCATtactaacaacaacaacaaagtcTTATCAGCCCCCTCCACGGCCAAGGCTCCCCCCACTCTCGTCCTCCCGCCTTGTTCCGCCCCCTTTCCCACGGCTAGTTGGTGACGTAATGAACTTGAAGTCAGCACTGATATTGGAGTTTAAATCTAGTTTGGAGTGTTTgactttttaattataatttaatattatttgtttagtTGGAAGCTCTTTTTTTCGCTTCCCCTGGCGCCGCCGCCACGTTGTCGATGTTGCCGTCACTTTGTGAGTCACACGCTCTTGCGCCTCTCTctcgccgccgccgccgccgctcgCCGACTTTAATCAAACAAGTTGTTAAATGGCGATAAGGTCGTTGCGTAAAGCCCCTGCCATTGACTCACTTTGGTCCGAATCCTTTTCTGCCATTTGCATCCTGCCCCTCCGACATACAAATGCGACTCAATCAGCTGCCCCTCGCATTGGCAAATCCCTCACGTTCCTCTCACATTTGCTCCGCCTCTgatacttttaatttattggcggaaattgccaaaaataagGAATTTAATTGCTCGgtaattgattttttcttgGCAGATGTGACAGCCCAAAAAAAGGCTAGGAAAGTGATGCACATTTCAGGTCTCATACCACATTCATGaggaaaaaagtaaataaaatggaaaactcTCTTTTAGTTCCCTAATCAGTTGAGTTACACAATTGCTTGGAATCTGATAATGGGCTGTAATCGCCCATCGGCTGATATTTGATAGGAATATAGCCCTAGGCCCTCTAAGCCTGGGATTAACTTTGAAAGCTTTAATAAATATGGACTTTAGATTCTGTTTTTAGGTGGAGGACGGGGATGCAGATATTCAAGGCTTAGATGatccaaaatatataaagGATTCTAAAAATATAGTAtattcttttgaaaaatatgttatagtATTGggaaaaagatttttttttttcaataatacTTGAGGAATATATCTCAGGTGTCTTCTTAAGGCATAACTGCTCCTGCGTATGATTTTTATtggtttaaatttaattgacttttaaaataatataataatattaataataataatatttcaaaagaaTTGAACCGTTTTCGAGAAAGTAAGATCagcgatttaaaaaaaaaaacagccaCCAAAAATATCAATCAGATTTAGGTTTTATATTcagaaaatatatgtatataaattctaaaaaaaaaaattaatttggaacctctttgaaaaaaataatatttaaatgcataTTCAAAACCAGATGCATTATGCACGAgttgtattaatttttaatagttcCAAGTGCCGTAATTCCTCCGCCCACCCAGAGGCTGCAGCCCATTTCGAAATGCTTTTTTACGGCCAGATTTTCCATTCTGCTGCGACTGCCGACTGAAAGCCATTTGGCGGTGAAATTTTCAACACCATcattaaatgaaaaatggaATAAAGGTGGAAGCGAACGGCTGGCTGGCTGATAAACAATTTTAAACGGccaataaacaatattttttgaatcggaaGGCGGCCGCAAGAGATGTCAACAGCCTGGCGTTGCATGTGGCATCTGATATTGTGTGGTTAACTCCTTTTTGTTTGCTGTTTACATTAAGGTTTTAAGTGGCACAGTTTATTTATTGACGGGGCTAGAATGGAGAGTTTAAATGACACCGATTTCATCTCGATTGCATGTCAAATAAGTTGAGCTAGTTgagaaaattattatataattattatattatagtatttgttttgtttagtAATATATAATAGATAATCTGTTTAACTTTCAACTCATTCCAGTGAAAACTCAATTCAAAAATAGTGTTTGGGATAAGAGTTATAGGGAGTTAGGAACCTTAAAACCTAAACTTTAGGGCCTAAAGCCAGACCTAACCTTTCAGATACTCTCTTAAAACTCCCAAGTTCAGTCTGTGAAAGCAAAGCTGGTTTTCAATGTCACTCCTCAAAGGCACTCGCCATAAACCCGGGGCTAGCGTGACTTTTAGTGCCCCAACTGATTGGCTTGGCGCACTTTGTATCCGCACATATGTATCTGATGGATACCTTCCCCAGCCGCTGCTCTTCAATTTGAAAATGGCACGAGCTCCAGTTTTGTTCCGAcatatgtattttttgttgttttgttttatgttcCACCGATAAGATAACCCGCAGCGGCCTGTAGTTTTGGTTTCAAATACTAGCGAGTCTGCCATGGCACTTGGCTTGTTTCACAAATAATTGCCAGTTGTGCCGCTTTTTATGACTACGCTTCATTAAGTCCCCCTGTAATGGCTCCAGTTTTGAAAAAgtgtttgtatattttgtattcCGACATTAACCTGCCAGTGCCATTAGCATAGAGTAGTGGCCCAAATGAATAAAATTCGAACTTCCAGTGAGTCACTGGACTGGCATTCGGAGAGCCCCCCTACGTGTGACATCTTCATTGCGGACAAATCAATTATTACTCGACCTTCAATGGCTCCAGTGCCCCGTGGGCGTCCCACTTGCCCCAAAAGCCCACCCGCCCCAATCACTTTCCCCTTTTTCAATTATGAGCCCACAAGAGCAAACAATGGGGTTAAAGGAGAAGGGCTCTCGAGGGTTTCTTTTGGCAACTTTGGTCTCATTAAGAGTTCTTCAATATTCCGCCTGTCCTCCCTCATGTTATTGTTgtggcctcctcctcctcctcctcctccttcatGTGTACCGATttctttttatgtttttcttttatttttttgcctaATATCTTTATTGCTCTCAGTACGCTCTGATTCAGACACTCGTCTATATCGTTTGATCTCCGGCATTGGGATATCTGACCCAGTTAGATGTTGTTTCAACCACTTCGTACTCCGTACTCCCTTCCCGTGCTGCTTCGGAAACTTATCTTTTTGGGGCACAAATTTTGTGACACAACCACGTTctaatttgttgttttttatacTCGGTAGTTGTAGGGTTCAAGGGTATGTTGTGTTTGAGGGAAGGTATGTAACAGgaatttttatattctcaCAACTATACTACTATCAGGACTATAAGGGATAGATCTATggggatatatattttattatataatatattattatctAAAGAATCTTTTAGGGATAGATCTATAAGATTTTTTATGTAGACTATTGTACCAACAAAAGGTCAAGtttgttgaaaatattttcaatttcacactaaaagggaaattttttttaagatatatTGAGTTTCTATTTAGACTCTGTTCTATAGAGTATTTATATTTACATACTGGCTTCTTCATAAGCaccaaaaagtatgcaacaaaattgtaatttatgAATCTATTAGGAATCTCTTagacaaataaaaacaaagcataaaataaatgatttttaaattaaactttCTTGAAAGATACAAGTACAGGGTATCATATAGGCGAGATAATAGATGCCAGACAAccttacatatattttttatttatttattttttcccttctaaaaatattttccctcTGTACTTTTTGGTatctgtgtttttttttttcgaagaaAAAAAGTTCCAAAAGTAAAGGCCTGGGGAGTAATTTTTTATGGGCCATTTATTTGCGCAAAACTTTTAGAATTTGAATTGATTAAACGACAAGTGCGGCGTGGCAATTTGCTGAAAAGAAAAGCTATTTCGTTTTGACGAGATTTCAGACTTCAGAGTTCCTACGGAATTCAATTTGTCTTTAATTTGTTGCGGAATTAAATTAGTTTAAGAAGCAACTTGGCTTGGAGTTTATTCCTTTGAGTTAATTACTGAAAGATGAACCCAAGttcaaaataacttcattaccATTTAAACATTGTAGTTCAGCTTGTTTTTGGGCAAATCCCCCCCGGATGAACAGAGGCAAAAGTTGGGCATTAAGGAGGGCTCTCTGAACTTTAACCTTTTGAGGAGCCTGGCGCTTAGTTTGCCGACATTAAAGTCCCAGATAACTCAGGCCCCCGCCTACCAGTTGCTCTCGAGTCAGTTGGCAATTAGGAAACACATCATTACGAGAGTCAACAGTAGGCCAAAAGGTTAATTGCGTCTCCAAGACTCCCCGGCAGTCCATTTCCCGTTCTCCGGTCTTTTCTTGTCACTTTTGATTGTTCTCGAGTCGTGTCGTGTTTTCTCTCGGCTGCTTATATTCATTCTATGTACTATATGTTGGCCATAAAGTTGGGCCAGGACACGGTTTAGGTTCTTTATGGCCAAGGAGCTTCAGTTCGCACCTTGCGAACGCGAACGCGAACGCGGAATGCAAGTCAAGGCTTCCGTCACACCATGGGGAGCCATTtggcattttattttcagGGAAATATTTCATTTGACTTTCCTTGGCTTACAAGTGACATGAATTCAGCAAATAAAGGACAAGATAGCGCagatattttgaatattttcaagTCTTAAATATGGTATTGTGGGCCAAGTGCATTACTCGCTTATTAACAAAGCCCGGAGCAATTAAATTGTCGCCGAAACCGCAACAAAAGCCAAGCCATGCGAGCAAGTTTCAAGGTTGTCATAATTATGTGGCCAACCTCCCTACCCTCTCCCCCCAGGGGTTGCCTGGCGACCTTTTTGGTAATTAGAGGATGAGTGTGTGGGCCGGAAGTGGGTGGTTGTGCCGCGGGTTTTAGCCTCCAGCTCCCATGCACTCGAATTAAATCACAAAACGCAGTAAACTTTTGCGTTCTCAACGTTTTTCGGGCAATAATTTaacaaacatttaaataaTGCATAGACTGGGGGAAAAGGGGAAAATAGCTTTAAATTGTTTCATGCAGTGCTGCATATTTAGTGGATCTAATAAATGGCTCAAAACAATGTAGCTGACAAGCCAATAGCATTAGCCAACCGGGCTAAGTCACTTATCGCATTGACAGGACAATGGAGCTATCGGGCTGCGAAAACTATGcagaaaattaaaacaaaagatTATTCCATGGTTGCAGGCCATGCTTCCGAGTTGTTTGCTTTTGCTGGAAAACTAATTTGCCGAAGTACTACATTTtaattgcaatatttttcaCCCAAATCGATACATTGTTTATTCtactttattaatatttcaactACTCGTTGAGAGTATCTGTAGCTCTTTATTCCCTAGGCtgatatttaattaaaattgttattttaaacttaattAAAAACGTGTAGCCATTATGCATACAAACGCTGACACTGATACTTCCATTGTTTTTGCTTTCGTTGCAGCCGAGTGACTTTGCCATTGACTGTGGAAGAGGTAAGGACACAAAGGATAGCCCCCTCTATACCCAGCGAATAACTTAACCCTTTATTTTTCATCTGCAGTACCAAGTCGCACAATTATTCTCGGTGGCCGAGGCGTCAAAGGAGAACACGGGAGGCGGCGAGGGCATCGAGGTCTTAAAGAACGAACCCTTCGACAACTTCCCCTTGTTGGGTGAGTTGCTAATCTTAGTTATAACTCAAAACTCTGATATTAACTTTGATTTTCTCACCCAACCCAAACTCAGGTGGCAAATACAATTCCGGTCAATACACATATAAGATCTACCATCTGCAATCAAAAGTTCCAGCGTACATAAGACTACTGGCGCCCAAGGGCTCGTTAGAGATCCACGAGGAAGCTTGGAATGCCTATCCCTATTGTCGAACGATTATCACGGTAAAGGGGGGGTCTCTGTTTCAAAAtctgattaaaaataaaatgaaataattggGTGGGATAACAAGGAAGATCTCACGATGGGCTGtaatttttgattattttgattACGTTGCAATTCTAGAACCCCAAATTCATGAAAGATGCGTTCAAAATAATCATCGACACGCTCCACGTGGGCGATGCGGGCGACTCGGAAAATGTAAGTCAAGTATCCTGATCACGATTTAACTAACTGTTGTTTTCTACTTTCTCTCCATAACACAACCTCATCAACGTTCGTCCATCACGCACTctgatttctttttaaattcatcaaaattattatttggcttgctttggttttggtttcggtttcggttctTTTCGATTCGTTATCGGTTATCATTTAAGAATCCCGGttatatgaataaaaattttagAGTAGACGTCTTTTCGAACCATTTAGAAAATGATATTGGCTTTACGGATAATGTAAGTGTCATTTATTTGGTCCTTTCTTTGCCGTCCGCTGCTCTGTTTAGCTTTGTAGCCAATTTGTTGTCATCGATCCATGTTTCTGTGTTGTGTGCCTTTGTAGACAAAAAGCTTTGTGTGTTTCATTTTAGCATTTTAGCGAGAATAAGTAGTTACCAACTTGTATCTTGTAGGTGCACGAGCTGACGCCCGATAAGCTAAAAATGCGCGAGGTGATACACATCGACATTGCCAACGATCCGGTCTTGCCAGCGGATTACAAACCCGAGGAGGATCCAACCACGTACGATcttaaaaaactatatttcttatttatactaatattaaattattgttCCAGCTATCAGTCAAAGAAGACCGGACGTGGTCCGCTGGTGGGACCAGAATGGAAGCGGCACGTTGATCCTGTGATGACCTGCTACAAGCTGGTCACTTGCGAGTTCAAGTGGTTCGGCTTGCAAAATAGAGTAGAGACCTTTATACAAAAATCGGAGCGACGCCTTTTTACAAACTTCCATCGGTAACTAACATTTAggatttatttaaatagagtataatataatatttgtcGAATTGTAGACAAGTTTTCTGTTCAACTGATCGCTGGTACGGTCTGACAATGGACGACATCCGCGCCATCGAGGACCAGACGAAGGAGGAGCTGGACAAGGCGCGGCAGACGGGCGAGGTGCGGGGTATGCGCGCGGACGGCGATTAAATCTAGTagaaaattgtaaacaaaacTATGtgtatgtaaaaaaaaaaccaggcaaaacCGAAACTagaaggtaaaaaaaaaaaagaaacaaattaatgaaatggagaaaaaattgcataaataaatttaaaaaatacaaacaaactAACACCAAGAAAACAATACAAAATGAAAGCAATTCAAAGTAACGGCTGCTGCATCAACAAACAACAagaaacaaaactaaaaaactagAAACAAACAATGCAAACACCAAGTGTACGACAACCGCAACAAGCTTAGATCTAGTATAGCACCAGACAAATTAAAGAACCCTGTACACAGTTGCAACCGCAGTAAGTTAGTTAAGTTCCTTCCCCATACATTGTATCTAAATGTAGTTGCAATGCAAGCCAACAAGGACACTACACGACAagaacaacagcaacaaataaACAAGGACAACTGTTGATGGCACTTCCCCCCGCATCCGAGTATCCAAGTATCTAAGCATCCGTGCATCACGAGAACACCAATTGTTTAAGTTGCATTTTGTAAATTGTGAAATAAACCAAATGACAGTTAATGTATAAAGTTAAACGCTAGCATACGCAAGTATGTATGTAATCGATGAGAGGTCAAGAGGTGAAGGAGCAAGGAGCGGTTCAGAGCATTTTGAATATGTGATTTTTGCGGAGAAAGCCATTCCGGTCAGGCGGCATCCGAGACAGCTTGTATGTACATAGGCAGGTCTATATTTGCATTCATTGGTTATGCGTTTGTGGCTGGCCTGTATTTGATTTGCATTTCGGAAAGTCAATGCAACAGCCTGATCCTAAGACGACAAGCTCGGAGGAGAGTCTGTGGGGCTGAGGATTGGCTGAGCAAACAGTTATCTTTGATGGGCCAGTTTGAATGATTTATGAGCTTGAAGTTGCCCGGGGGCATACTACGTTTGAGAACAATGGAACACGAATTGCTCTATAATCCCATTGCCCAAAACGATTTCAAGCATACCACAAAGACACTAGGAAACTGCCAATACCCTCGAATTACCGAAAATCCTTCAATTAAACCACCTTAGACACTCTGCTGTAGGCACACACCCTCAAGAACTCTTACTATCTGCCGCTATATTCTGCTCAAATGAACAACCTACAGTTGATATCTATGTAAAACTATAATATCTATCTATGAAACGTCCATTTTAAATCTATAACCTCtagaaaaccaaaaatatgAAATGCTTTTAACTGAATCATTAGTGAAGCTCTATTTACATGGTCTTATAGCACACGACATAACACTTGTACCATTTCGATTTCGCAAAAATCCATTGTCAGAACGATTAAAATTAAAGTCACATGAATTTAATTGAACCTCATAGGCTTAAAGCATCCATAagtatggaaaatgggcgagAGCAAGGGAGAAATCAGGGGGATTTAAAATGTATTGATGGCATACTCAAATGGGGACAAGctgcttttaattttatagcCAATCGGTTCGAACATACACACTATATCGAAGCATCCACTTGGCACTCAGAATACATCAGCATAATATACACTTGTACATACAGACAGGCAGACACTTGAAGCAAGAAGtactttaaaaaaagatatatataatataatatatataataatgataaaaGCAAAATGCGTTACGAGATATTCCATAATGTATAAATTGCGTCAAATTGTTATTTGCTGTGTGAGTTCTCGTTCGTTCTCGTTCGTTGGTTGATTGAATtgggttggttggttggttcgattatttatttattcagcTATCGTATACTACGAATATATGTGTGAAATTTACATTTGCCACGAAACTAAATCGAtttgcattccaatttttTGCCAAGAAACGCTCTAA
This window contains:
- the LOC6501246 gene encoding sodium/potassium-transporting ATPase subunit beta-1, with protein sequence MPEDEMVPAGSYKLIKQFRSENAFRSARDMPWSRKILDLEKKKLCGRTAWAWIRVIMYFGFLYLTLIAFFFFWRLVFNSLHNDESGPRWLKGPPGLSVFPTNGSTISYYQHLMADIYPLADRIDEYIFNLDDNAEDYFEECNHDDLWGFPSGKPCLFIKLNYVLGYIPATYDTPGTLPSDAPAELADIITKYSGVSKIWLTCEVTAGPAPKFQYIPGPFYTLADEKLPAKPLGRVVAVQLNELKPNSKTYVTCSAWARNIPIDTEFNGIGHVKFSVEMRTETVQKPGVDNWKTTASPPIRSHAHDHDHDNKNVQPFPSLDGEMKQDMKVDDRNSDFLNKPALPMVEPPEGVMAEQPLPPQEPPEGGPYDEPPTEAPSL
- the LOC6501247 gene encoding phosphatidylinositol transfer protein alpha isoform isoform X1, producing the protein MQIKEFRVTLPLTVEEYQVAQLFSVAEASKENTGGGEGIEVLKNEPFDNFPLLGGKYNSGQYTYKIYHLQSKVPAYIRLLAPKGSLEIHEEAWNAYPYCRTIITNPGYMNKNFRVDVFSNHLENDIGFTDNVHELTPDKLKMREVIHIDIANDPVLPADYKPEEDPTTYQSKKTGRGPLVGPEWKRHVDPVMTCYKLVTCEFKWFGLQNRVETFIQKSERRLFTNFHRQVFCSTDRWYGLTMDDIRAIEDQTKEELDKARQTGEVRGMRADGD
- the LOC6501247 gene encoding phosphatidylinositol transfer protein alpha isoform isoform X2 encodes the protein MQIKEFRVTLPLTVEEYQVAQLFSVAEASKENTGGGEGIEVLKNEPFDNFPLLGGKYNSGQYTYKIYHLQSKVPAYIRLLAPKGSLEIHEEAWNAYPYCRTIITNPKFMKDAFKIIIDTLHVGDAGDSENVHELTPDKLKMREVIHIDIANDPVLPADYKPEEDPTTYQSKKTGRGPLVGPEWKRHVDPVMTCYKLVTCEFKWFGLQNRVETFIQKSERRLFTNFHRQVFCSTDRWYGLTMDDIRAIEDQTKEELDKARQTGEVRGMRADGD